The segment ATCGCCGCGGTCAACGGCGTGATCGACGCCGCCACCGCCTCCGGGTCCAGGCAGAACGTCAACGGATCGATGTCCGCGAACACCGGCACCGCCCCGACCAGCCGCACGGCCTCCGCCGTCGCCGTCGGTGCGAACGACGGCAGAATGATCTCTTCTCCCGCGCCGATCCCCAGCGCGAGCAGCGACAGCCTCAGGGCCGCCGTACCCGAATCCACCGCAACACAGTGCCGGTTGCCGGCGACCGCCGAGAACTCCGACTCCAGTGCCGCTACTTCCGCGCCTTGAACGATGGACTGCTGCATGTGGCTCAGGATCGCCAGACCGCATGATGAACGGCCAAGCGGAGCATGAACGGACGGTGATCAGAACACAAAAAGCCGCACCCCCGAACCGAAGTCCGGGGGTGCGGCTGAATGATTGCTCGGCGGCGTCCTACTCTCCCACAGGGTCCCCCCTGCAGTACCATCGGCGCTGAAAGGCTTAGCTTCCGGGTTCGGAATGTAACCGGGCGTTTCCCTAACGCAATGACCACCGAAACACTATGAAGATAACCGAACCGGAACAACACAGTTCGTTACTTCAGAACTACACAGTGGACGCGAGCAACTGAGGACAAGCCCTCGGCCTATTAGTACCGGTCAGCTCCACCCCTTACAGGGCTTCCACATCCGGCCTATCAACCCAGTCGTCTACTGGGAGCCTTAACCCCTCAAAGGGGGTGGGAATACTCATCTCGAAGCAGGCTTCCCGCTTAGATGCTTTCAGCGGTTATCCCTCCCGAACGTAGCCAACCAGCCATGCCCTTGGCAGGACAACTGGCACACCAGAGGTTCGTCCGTCCCGGTCCTCTCGTACTAGGGACAGCCCTTCTCAATATTCCTACGCGCACAGCGGATAGGGACCGAACTGTCTCACGACGTTCTAAACCCAGCTCGCGTACCGCTTTAATGGGCGAACAGCCCAACCCTTGGGACCGACTCCAGCCCCAGGATGCGACGAGCCGACATCGAGGTGCCAAACCATCCCGTCGATATGGACTCTTGGGGAAGATCAGCCTGTTATCCCCGGGGTACCTTTTATCCGTTGAGCGACGGCGCTTCCACAAGCCACCGCCGGATCACTAGTCCCGACTTTCGTCCCTGCTCGACCCGTCAGTCTCACAGTCAAGCTCCCTTGTGCACTTACACTCAACACCTGATTGCCAACCAGGCTGAGGGAACCTTTGGGCGCCTCCGTTACTCTTTAGGAGGCAACCGCCCCAGTTAAACTACCCACCAGACACTGTCCCTGATCCGGATCACGGACCGAGGTTAGACATCCAGCACGACCAGAGTGGTATTTCAACGACGACTCCACCACGGCTGGCGCCGCGGCTTCACAGTCTCCCACCTATCCTACACAAGCCGAACCGAACACCAATATCAAGCTATAGTAAAGGTCCCGGGGTCTTTCCGTCCTGCTGCGCGAAACGAGCATCTTTACTCGTAGTGCAATTTCACCGGGCCTATGGTTGAGACAGTCGAGAAGTCGTTACGCCATTCGTGCAGGTCGGAACTTACCCGACAAGGAATTTCGCTACCTTAGGATGGTTATAGTTACCACCGCCGTTTACTGGCGCTTAAGTTCTCAGCCTCGCCACACCGAAATGTGACTAACCGGTCCCCTTAACGTTCCAGCACCGGGCAGGCGTCAGTCCGTATACATCGCCTTACGGCTTCGCACGGACCTGTGTTTTTAGTAAACAGTCGCTTCTCGCTGGTCTCTGCGGCCACCCCCAGCTCAAGCAGCAAGTGCTATCACCAGTGATGGCCCCCCTTCTCCCGAAGTTACGGGGGCATTTTGCCGAGTTCCTTAACCATAGTTCACCCGAACGCCTCGGTATTCTCTACCTGACCACCTGAGTCGGTTTAGGGTACGGGCCGCCATGAAACTCGCTAGAGGCTTTTCTCGACAGCATAGGATCATCCACTTCACCACAATCGGCTCGGCATCAGGTCTCAGACTATGTGAACGGCGGATTTGCCTACCGTTCGTCCTACACCCTTACCCCGGGACAACCACCGCCCGGGCTGGACTACCTTCCTGCGTCACCCCATCGCTTACCTACTACCACCTTGGATCGACGGCTCCACCACTCCCCTTTGCCCGAAGGCTCCAGGGCGGCTTCACGGTCTTAGCATTAATGGGTTCAGTACTGGGCGTTTCAAAGCGGGTACCGGAATATCAACCGGTTGTCCATCGACTACGCCTGTCGGCCTCGCCTTAGGTCCCGACTTACCCTGGGCAGATCAGCTTGACCCAGGAACCCTTAGTCAATCGGCGCACACGTTTCCCACGTGTGTATCGCTACTCATGCCTGCATTCTCACTCGTAAACCGTCCACGACTGGCTTCCGCCGCCGCTTCACCCGGCATACGACGCTCCCCTACCCATCACAGCAGGCGTTGGCCCTATATGCTGCAATGACACGACTTCGGCGGTACGCTTGAGCCCCGCTACATTGTCGGCGCGGAATCACTTGACCAGTGAGCTATTACGCACTCTTTCAAGGGTGGCTGCTTCTAAGCCAACCTCCTGGTTGTCTCTGCGACTCCACATCCTTTCCCACTTAGCGTACGCTTAGGGGCCTTAGTCGATGCTCTGGGCTGTTTCCCTCTCGACCATGGAGCTTATCCCCCACAGTCTCACTGCCACGCTCTCACTTACCGGCATTCGGAGTTTGGCTAAGGTCAGTAACCCGGTAGGGCCCATCGCCTATCCAGTGCTCTACCTCCGGCAAGAAACACGTGACGCTGCACCTAAATGCATTTCGGGGAGAACCAGCTATCACGGAGTTTGATTGGCCTTTCACCCCTAACCACAGGTCATCCCCCAGGTTTTCAACCCTGGTGGGTTCGGTCCTCCACGCGGTCTTACCCACGCTTCAACCTGCCCATGGCTAGATCACTCCGCTTCGGGTCTTGGGCGCGCTACTAGTTCGCCCTATTCGGACTCGCTTTCGCTACGGCTACCCCACACGGGTTAACCTCGCAACACACCGCAAACTCGCAGGCTCATTCTTCAAAAGGCACGCAGTCACGACGTTGAGTGCAAGCACTCAGCGCGACGCTCCCACGGCTTGTAGGCACACGGTTTCAGGTACTATTTCACTCCGCTCCCGCGGTACTTTTCACCATTCCCTCACGGTACTATCCGCTATCGGTCACCAGGGAATATTTAGGCTTAACGGGTGGTCCCGCCAGATTCACACGGGATTTCTCGGGCCCCGTGCTACTTGGGTGGCTCTTAAGAGAGCCGCTGATGTTTCGGCTACGGGGGTCTTACCCTCTACGCCGGACCTTTCGCATGTCCTTCGCCTACACCAACGGTTTCTGACTCTCCGACCAGCCGGCAGACTGACCAAAAGAACTCCCACAACCCCGTATACGCAACCCCTGCCGGGTATCACACGCATACGGTTTGGCCTCATCCGGTTTCGCTCGCCACTACTCCCGGAATCACGGTTGTTTTCTCTTCCTGCGGGTACTGAGATGTTTCACTTCCCCGCGTTCCCTCCACATACCCTATGTGTTCAGGTATGGGTGACAGCCCATGACGACTGCCGGGTTTCCCCATTCGGACACCCCCGGATCAAAGCTCAGTTGACAGCTCCCCGGGGCCTATCGCGGCCTCTCGCGTCCTTCATCGGTTCCTGGTGCCAAGGCATCCACCGTGCGCCCTTAAAAACTTGGCCACAGATGCTCGCGTCCACTATGCAGTTCTCAAGCAACGAACCCTCCCCCACACCCACCCACCCATACAGGCGAGCTTCGTGAGGCCGGTCTCCATTGAGGCAACTCTCGTTCCCTCAGGACCCAACAGCGTGCCCGACCCGACCCATCACCCTCACCTTCCACGCCGAAGCAGTACTAGTGAGAACAACCGATCGTGCCGAATAGTCAACGTTCCACCCATGAGCAACCACCGTCGGACAGTCGCCGACGTTGTGGCCCTGGACGACCTTACGGCCGTCTAGATGCTCCTTAGAAAGGAGGTGATCCAGCCGCACCTTCCGGTACGGCTACCTTGTTACGACTTCGTCCCAATCGCCAGTCCCACCTTCGACGACTCCCTCCCTTGCGGGTTGGGCCATCGGCTTCGGGTGTTACCGACTTTCGTGACGTGACGGGCGGTGTGTACAAGGCCCGGGAACGTATTCACCGCAGCAATGCTGATCTGCGATTACTAGCAACTCCGACTTCATGGGGTCGAGTTGCAGACCCCAATCCGAACTGAGGCCGGCTTTTTGAGATTCGCTCCACCTTGCGGTATCGCAGCTCATTGTACCGACCATTGTAGCACGTGTGCAGCCCAAGACATAAGGGGCATGATGACTTGACGTCGTCCCCACCTTCCTCCGAGTTGACCCCGGCGGTCTCCTGTGAGTCCCCATCACCCCGAAAGGCATGCTGGCAACACAGAACAGGGGTTGCGCTCGTTGCGGGACTTAACCCAACATCTCACGACACGAGCTGACGACAGCCATGCACCACCTGTACACCGACCACAAGGGGGGCACCATCTCTGATGCTTTCCGGTGTATGTCAAGCCTTGGTAAGGTTCTTCGCGTTGCGTCGAATTAAGCCACATGCTCCGCTGCTTGTGCGGGCCCCCGTCAATTCCTTTGAGTTTTAGCCTTGCGGCCGTACTCCCCAGGCGGGGAACTTAATGCGTTAGCTGCGGCACCGACGACGTGGAATGTCGCCAACACCTAGTTCCCAACGTTTACGGCGTGGACTACCAGGGTATCTAATCCTGTTCGCTCCCCACGCTTTCGCTCCTCAGCGTCAGTAATGGCCCAGAGATCCGCCTTCGCCACCGGTGTTCCTCCTGATATCTGCGCATTTCACCGCTACACCAGGAATTCCGATCTCCCCTACCACACTCTAGTCTGCCCGTATCGAATGCAGACCCGGGGTTAAGCCCCGGGCTTTCACATCCGACGCGACAGACCGCCTACGAGCTCTTTACGCCCAATAATTCCGGACAACGCTCGCACCCTACGTATTACCGCGGCTGCTGGCACGTAGTTAGCCGGTGCTTCTTCTGCAGGTACCGTCACTTGCGCTTCTTCCCTGCTGAAAGAGGTTTACAACCCGAAGGCCGTCATCCCTCACGCGGCGTCGCTGCATCAGGCTTTCGCCCATTGTGCAATATTCCCCACTGCTGCCTCCCGTAGGAGTCTGGGCCGTGTCTCAGTCCCAGTGTGGCCGGTCGCCCTCTCAGGCCGGCTACCCGTCGTCGCCTTGGTAGGCCATTACCCCACCAACAAGCTGATAGGCCGCGGGCTCATCCTGCACCGCCGGAGCTTTCAACCCACCCCCATGCAGGAGAAGGTATTATCCGGTATTAGACCCCGTTTCCAGGGCTTGTCCCAGAGTGCAGGGCAGATTGCCCACGTGTTACTCACCCGTTCGCCACTGATCCACCCGAAGGCTTCACCGTTCGACTTGCATGTGTTAAGCACGCCGCCAGCGTTCGTCCTGAGCCAGGATCAAACTCTCCGTGAATGTCTTCACGCAAGAGCGGCACCATCGGGAGGAATAATCCCGAGGTGCACAGCGTCCTCGCTATGTTTTTTCTTCAAAGGAACCACGTCCCAGACCATTGACGGCCTGAAGACGGGGTTATCAACATATCTGGCGTTGACTTTTGGCACGCTGTTGAGTTCTCAAGGAACGGAAGCTTCCTTCGAGACCGTTTCACCGGCCCCTCCGGGCTTTCCCTTCGTTCTTCATCCAGCTTAGCAGAGCTTTTCGGCTCTGATTTCCACCGGATTTCCCCGCCGTTTCCGCGAGCACGCGTATCCGCTGCTCTCGTTCCCGGGGGTTGTGCCAACGTACTGGAGAGGGGCGCCCCGATGCAAATCCGGGGCGCCCCTCTCCTGGCGGTGCGTCAGACCTCTACGACCACAGGCAGGATCATCGGGCGCCGACGGTAGGTGTCGGAGACCCACTTGCCGATGGCGCGGCGGATGAGCTGCTGGAGCTGACGTACTTCGGCGACGCCGTCGGAGGCGGCCCTGGCCAGGGATTCCTCGATTTTGGGGAGGACGGCGGCGAAGGCCTCGTCGTCGATGCCGGATCCACGCGCGTGGATGAAGGGACCGCCGACGAGCTTGCCGGAGCTGCTGTCGACGACGACGGTGACGGAGACGATGCCCTCTTCGCCGAGGATGCGGCGGTCCTTGAGAGAGGTCTCGGTCACATCGCCGACGCTGAGGCCGTCGACGTAGACGTAGCCGGCCTGGACCTTGCCGACGACCTTGGCTACGCCGTCGATGAGGTCGACGGCGACGCCGTCCTCGGCGATGACGCAGCGGTTCTTCGGGACGCCGGTGAGCTGGCCGAGCTCGGCGTTGGCGCGCAGGTGCCGCCATTCGCCGTGGACGGGCATCAGGTTCTTGGGCTTGCAGATGTTGTAGAAGTACAGGAGTTCGCCGGCCGAGGCGTGGCCGGAGACGTGCACCTTGGCGTTGCCCTTGTGGACGACGGTGGCGCCCCACCTGGTGAGCCCGTTGATGACGCGGTAGACCGCGGTCTCGTTGCCGGGGATCAGGGAGGAGGCCAGGACGACGGTGTCGCCCTCGACGATGCGGATCTGGTGGTCGCGGTTGGCCATCCGGGAGAGGGCGGCCATGGGTTCGCCCTGGGAGCCGGTGCAGACCAGGACGACCTTGTCGTCGGGAAGGTCGTCGAGGACCTTGATGTCGACGACGAGGCCGGCGGGGACCTTGAGGTAGCCCAGATCACGGGCGATGCCCATGTTGCGGACCATGGACCGGCCTACGAAGGCGACCTTGCGGCCGCGTTCGTGGGCGGCGTCCAGGACCTGCTGGATGCGGTGGATGTGACTGGCGAAGCTCGCCAGGATGATGCGCTTGTCGGCCCTGGCGAAGACCTGGCGCAGGACGCCGGAGATGTCGCGTTCGGCTCCGACGAAGCCGGGGACCTCGGCGTTGGTGGAGTCCGAGAGCAGCAGGTCGATGCCCTCCTCGCCGAGCCGCGCGAAGGCGGGGAGGTCGGTGAGGCGGCCGTCGAGCGGCAGTTGGTCCATCTTGAAGTCGCCGGTGTGGACGACCATTCCGGCCGGGGTGCGGATGGCGACGGCCAGCGCGTCCGGGATGGAGTGGTTGACGGCGATGAACTCGCAGTCGAAGGGACCGATGCGCTCGCGCTGGCCTTCGACGACCTCAAGGGTGTACGGCCGGATGCGGTGTTCCTGGAGCTTGGCCTCGATGAGGGCGAGGGTCAGCTTGGAACCGATCAGCGGGAGGTCGGCCTTCTCGCGGAGCAGGAAGGGGACGGCGCCGATGTGGTCCTCGTGGCCGTGGGTCAGGACGATGCCGACGACGTCGTCGAGGCGGTCCCGGATGGACGAGAAGTCCGGAAGGATCAGGTCGACGCCGGGCTGGTCGACCTCGGGGAAGAGCACCCCGCAGTCGACGATCAGCAGCTTGCCGCCGAATTCGAAGACGGTCATGTTGCGGCCGATTTCCCCGAGGCCGCCGAGCGGGGTGATGCGCAGGCCTCCCGCCGGGAGGGGCGGGGGCGTGCCGAGCTCAGGATGCGGATGGCTCAAAAGTCTCTCCTCACCACGCACGCCACGTGCCCGTCGGGAACACGTCGGGGAACACATGGCGCGCGCGATATCGTGCGTGATTTCTGGTTTCTGGTCGTTCGGTATTCAGTTGTGAAGTCTGTTGTTAGAGCTGTACCCCGCCTGCGGCGAGATCCTTCTTAAGCTGTGCCGTCTCCTCGTCGGTGAGCTCCACGAGCGGGAGACGCAGCGGTCCGGCGGGCAGTCCCTGGAGGCCGAGCGCGGCCTTGGTGGTCATGACGCCCTGCGTGCGGAACATGCCGGTGAAGACGGGGAGCAGTTGCTGGTGGATTTCGGCGGCCTTGGCCGCGTCGCCCGCGAGGTGGGCCTCCAGGAGGGCGCGCAGCTCGGGTGAGACGAGGTGGCCGACGACGGAGACGAAGCCTACGGCTCCTACGGAGAGCAGCGGCAGGTTGAGCATGTCGTCGCCGCTGTACCAGGCGAGGCCGCTGCGGCTTATCGCCCAGCTCGCGGCGGCGAGGTCGCCCTTGGCGTCCTTGTTGGCGACGATGCGCGGGTGCTCGGCGAGCCGGACGAGGGTCTCGGTCTCGATGGGTACGCCGCTGCGGCCGGGGATGTCGTAGAGCATTACGCCGAGCGCGGTGGCGTCGGCGATGGCCGTGAAGTGCCGGTACAGGCCCTCCTGCGGGGGCTTGCTGTAGTAGGGCGTCACGGTGAGCAGGCCGTGGGCGCCGGCCTGCTCGGCCTGCCTGGCCAGTTCGATGCTGTGGCGGGTGTCGTTGGTGCCGACGCCCGCGATGACGAAGGCGCGGTCTCCGACGGCCTCCAGTACGGCTCGTACGAGCTGCGATTTCTCCGCGTCGCTGGTGGTCGGCGATTCGCCGGTGGTGCCGTTGACGACCAGGCCGTCATTGCCCGCGGCCACGAGGTG is part of the Streptomyces sp. NBC_01262 genome and harbors:
- a CDS encoding ribonuclease J — protein: MSHPHPELGTPPPLPAGGLRITPLGGLGEIGRNMTVFEFGGKLLIVDCGVLFPEVDQPGVDLILPDFSSIRDRLDDVVGIVLTHGHEDHIGAVPFLLREKADLPLIGSKLTLALIEAKLQEHRIRPYTLEVVEGQRERIGPFDCEFIAVNHSIPDALAVAIRTPAGMVVHTGDFKMDQLPLDGRLTDLPAFARLGEEGIDLLLSDSTNAEVPGFVGAERDISGVLRQVFARADKRIILASFASHIHRIQQVLDAAHERGRKVAFVGRSMVRNMGIARDLGYLKVPAGLVVDIKVLDDLPDDKVVLVCTGSQGEPMAALSRMANRDHQIRIVEGDTVVLASSLIPGNETAVYRVINGLTRWGATVVHKGNAKVHVSGHASAGELLYFYNICKPKNLMPVHGEWRHLRANAELGQLTGVPKNRCVIAEDGVAVDLIDGVAKVVGKVQAGYVYVDGLSVGDVTETSLKDRRILGEEGIVSVTVVVDSSSGKLVGGPFIHARGSGIDDEAFAAVLPKIEESLARAASDGVAEVRQLQQLIRRAIGKWVSDTYRRRPMILPVVVEV
- the dapA gene encoding 4-hydroxy-tetrahydrodipicolinate synthase, coding for MAPTSTPQTPFGRVLTAMVTPFTPDGALDLDGAQQLAAHLVAAGNDGLVVNGTTGESPTTSDAEKSQLVRAVLEAVGDRAFVIAGVGTNDTRHSIELARQAEQAGAHGLLTVTPYYSKPPQEGLYRHFTAIADATALGVMLYDIPGRSGVPIETETLVRLAEHPRIVANKDAKGDLAAASWAISRSGLAWYSGDDMLNLPLLSVGAVGFVSVVGHLVSPELRALLEAHLAGDAAKAAEIHQQLLPVFTGMFRTQGVMTTKAALGLQGLPAGPLRLPLVELTDEETAQLKKDLAAGGVQL